The Branchiostoma floridae strain S238N-H82 chromosome 3, Bfl_VNyyK, whole genome shotgun sequence genomic sequence tggttcacattgtactgcaggacaggtgtcgctgctcacagttcagatgcggtcacaaaatgTAAAGTATTTATATATGTGCAGACAGCTTTTTTGCAAattatttacaatgcggtcccataCGCAAATGAGTGTAAAACATCCATGACAGTTGTCAATTAATAAAGAGAGGATGTAAAAGATTCGTCTATTTCTTAAGAAAACTGTCCCattgtgagcagcgacacctccCCTgcggtacaatgtgaaccagtcaccAAAATATCCTCAGATACGGTATATCTTGGAATTGCGGGCATGAAAGGTTCGTATCTAAGCATTGATTTCAATGTAATGACGAAATGCAGGAATGAAACCTGCAGGAGGACTAGCTCACCTCTGTGANNNNNNNNNNNNNNNNNNNNNNNNNNNNNNNNNNNNNNNNNNNNNNNNNNNNNNNNNNNNNNNNNNNNNNNNNNNNNNNNNNNNNNNNNNNNNNNNNNNNNNNNNNNNNNNNNNNNNNNNNNNNNNNNNNNNNNNNNNNNNNNNNNNNNNNNNNNNNNNNNNNNNNNNNNNNNNNNNNNNNNCCccgtcacacacacatacatacattacatgatatatacacacgcacgcacgcacgcatgcaaacacacacacacacacacatacattacatgacacacacacacacacacaaacacatacattacatcacacacacacacacacacacacgcacacacacatgcacaccacacatacatacacattatATGATGAGGGAGCCACTCTAACCGTTTGCACTGACTCCGTGTCCACTCCCCGTCCTTCAGCTCCCAGGGGATGGTAACGTTCAGCAGCTCGGCTGGGGTCGCGTTCAGCCCCGAGAAGCTGTCCTGCGGCACCCGGCAGTGGAAGTCGGGCTCCACGGCAAGGAAGACGATAACAAATAAATGGAAGGCTATGATCGCAATTGGCAGACAAGCCAGGACGAATACCCTCCGCTGCCAGGGACCGAATCCTCCCAGGTACTTCAGAGCCAGGTCGTAgttgactttgaccttgataATAAATAATAGATAGAgatttaaaataatttttttttcaaacattgactgctttttaaaggtaaacatacgtacctccaaattttcgatggctatcagtccatcttgctcacggagtgacccTGTTCTCGCGAGAGATGCAAAATGGACTGATATCCATAAGAATTTGGAGGTCCGTGTGTTTACCttcaaaaagtagtcactgcttgatgaaaattctattaactgtgtacataacgttacgttactaccgaatctcttcaacgatagATTCTATGATTTCCCCATATGAAGGCCTGAAGGCTAACAGACTGTTGGTATGTACTGTCAGACAGAGTATACATTATGCTGATTAAAATTCCTAACATTCCTAACAAATttggggaattcttgtcaaagggACGCTCTCTATATTATAAGGCTAGcacctgaggcgtcgccaaaaacataaTTTCAAAGTCCAAAACTCACTCATTCACAAATCACTCATTTAGAATCATTCAATCTTTACAACCCGTCCCATAATAACAATGCtatattcacattttttttcataacaccAGTCCAGAATtaacatcaaaatacatttaaCCATAATGATTTCTAGTCTTCTGTgaggaaaatgacattttcaaaccTGCACATTGCCATGGTATCCGCCAGATGGCGTGCTGCCAAGTATTGCAGctctctcaccgcgctcttttCCCGCCATTGTTCTGTTTTGCTTGATGCACTACGTATGATGTAAAGGATTAGATCAAGAAAATTATATTGAATTCCAGACTCGCAAGGCCAGGACCACACCAATCCACGTACGCTTGGAATGATCAGCAATAGTAAGTTTGgatataagccttctcacattagtcagGAAGCATGTGCTGTGACaagaattctaggtaatatgtcaaaaggtaaggcacacaaaaaaaacaaaaaccgTCTGGAtatttttttgggagggggggggggggcttgctGACCTACTTGACACCATGTCGAGCAACAATCCTATTTTGTTTTTGGACTAGCTTCCCCTGAAAAATTGAAGTCTCGAgactctgaaacgctattttcttcattttcagggGCAAAGTAGTCTAAACTAAAAAGTTTAGACTAACAAAAGTTTAGACTACCAAACGTTTAGACTACCAAACATTTAGACTACTTTAAACTAAACAAGAACTATCATTTTGACGCTAGTGTCTCTTGCTTGATGCACTGCGTATCAGGTTAAAGATTAGATCAAGAAAAGTATATTGAATTCCAAACTCCCAAGACCACGACCACACCAATCCACGTACGCTTGTAATGATCagcaatacacctttctcacgcggcggccatgatagatctaaaaggagttcaatgaggcaaacaaaagactgtccatcttacttagtagttcaaccaatgataacaTGGAAATAAGAAaagtgaccaataagagaatggttgGATgcccgtcaaatatttgcattattatgtttttattttgcatctcttgaGGAACTATGAGATCAGTACACGAGTCTAAATCGCTAATATTTCGCTGCATAACACTATTTATAATTTCTATTATTTGATCTTACATTGGGAAAATGTGTGTGGTCTGGTGAGAAACTAAATGgtagctgattttagaaataacttttgtctgtttgcctcattgacctcctCTTCAAActatcatggccgccgtgtgagaaaggtgtatagtaAGCCTAGgatataagccttctcacattagtcaggacgcatgtgcggcgacaggaattccaggtaatatgtcaaagggtaagacacacaaaaagaaaacaaaaaaacgtctggatattgttatgcaaatcgaaacaatggtcaagacaaggactgtttaaaGGACTGACTAAAAAGTTTAGACTACCAAAAGTTTAGACTCTGAAACGttatttccttcattttcaGGGGCAATGAGTGTGCTGGTAGTCTAAACTAAAAAGTGTTTAGACTTCAAGAGTTTAGACTACCAAAAGTTTAGACTACTTTAAACTAAAGAAGAACTATCATTTTAACGCCGGTGTCTCCGCTTTGGCTAAGGAAAAACTGCGAGACCAGACTATGTGATTTACAAGAAAGTTTATACTAGATTATGCCTTACGTGAAATGCACTGTTTACGGTTTACGGAAAATTTTCAGGTCCTCATTGTGTCAGTGCGAAGTATATAGATTTCAATAGCTTCCATGCGAAATACGGGAAACTAAACAGGCCTTGCAGATAGGAGTATGCAGACTGTAAGCCGCCATTTTAGATACAGCGCTATTATAATATGGATACTACAACAGTGCCTTAGGTGCATTGTCTATTATGTTTAGCCATACATTCCTTAACCCTACGTTAGGTATGGAAAGGGAGACCAGTTCATACGCACAATTTTTTTACGATTCGTTGTAGCATTGTCGCACGATCGTCATGCGATTTTGATATCGTACGATTTCCAAGCAGACAGTGAAAGAACCAAACACCGACAAGGATCTCGGACAGCCTTTATGGTTAGAAAACGGCTAGATTCTGTACGATATACGCCCAACTTACCCACGATCGCTCTCGATTTGGATTGGTACTGACTGTCCAATTTTTGGAGCCCTTTACCgcggatggatagatggatggatgctTCTCTGGCCCTGTCTCTGGCCCGGCCTGAAAGTGCTTCCAATCGGTCCCCTGCTAGTCCTGGTTTGTTTATGCCAAGAAGCTGACATGATGGCTTGATGTTACAAAACTGGTCGAACCAGTCTGTTTGCCTGTGGTATACCGGTAGTAGAGGTTTGCTTCCGGTGGACGTTACCAACGAAGAACTGCATTATTCACAAGACTTGTATTCAATTTTATCACGATGAAAAGAAATGCTCCAGACAAACAAGTATCAAATTGCATATGTGACTGTGTAGTATATGTGGATGACTTTAAAGTCCATTTATATACGGCCTGGTCCCCGGAAAATACCCGTGTCTGTCAACCCTTCTCAACGAAGCCAGAAtaatataatgttttattgcaaattcatgcccattgggctaattgcaagagaagaaagactagatacatgaaatgaatgaatgcagtctaagtacatgtagataaagtaaattctaacatacaaatattaagtggatggATGTACATACGATACAGAATAGGAtactaagtctacgtaactattactgggtttgacttcttctttgaagacagttggAAATGAAAATGCCCCATGTATTCTTGTGTTCCTCTAAGACGCTTCTTGTCATGTTTTAGTTGTCTCTGTACGCCTCAAAAAGTTTATTATTAAAAGCTTATGAAAGCTTAAAGTACAACCATGtttatatagtattacatatacTTTCCTATACTAGTCTTACTTATCTATCAATACGTAAGTGAACAATAAAACATCCTGAACAAGACAACACAAAAAACTCCCCAAGGTTAGTTAGATCACTTACTCATAGTTTCAATAAGCAAATTGTTGGTGATTTCattatgttaaaaaaacaaaacaacaaaactgattaatttcattttcaatctaTATCTATTAGTTATTGAgtttttaccacatttgtggcaGAAATGACATGACATGAAGCTATCACCATTTCAATGTGTGTCCATCCAGAGACCAGACCGTAAAGTTTGACCCACTCACAAATGGGTCAAACTTTACTCCTCGCTAGTGTGgctataagccttctcacactagttaccacgcatgTGCGGGTGAAAGGAACCCTGGGTAACATATCaaggtcgcagcccacagtatttctccgcgacccccgtggtctattacgtaggggcaaaaaagtagtgcggccgaaatctggaagcgcctgtaaacaccgtaacgTGAACGACAGtgggggatgagctttgctatatggtagtacaagaagtcgactttcaggtgatatgtgtaaggttttgatgtttgtccatttggtgtataaatgcgcgtgacctttacagctgcctgcccctgtgagtcggctgcagttccgcatgaccccgcatgaccccatttaaaagaggtctttacaaaaattcaaaacgacaactttttctgtttttcaattattttggtaggttataccctcgacttcaacatattagtttgttgtgcttgaaaactgcaccctgctatgattttatcagcgtcgatgtcagtcaccttgtggtccttaactatagaaatcccaataggccgaaaactgtgttctgctaccttgaaccaCAGCGGGGATCGGCCCGGAATTGCAAGCAAACTTGTATTCGACCAAAATCACATGGCATATTGACTATTGACGTCGGCTCACTTCAAAACGTGCCAGTTTTACAGCGTCAGAaccgccgttgccatggcaacgtcacTATGGCCCcgccctatgcttaactatgggactcaGCGTGGAATTGCCGTTGGCCGGAACCCCGTTCaccccccccttttctgtcgCAACGAAGCCGCATGCTAACCCTAAATGATTCAGAAAGTTAGAATATGCACCTTAGAACTTCTTTTATAACAGAAACCCAACCGGAATTGTGCATTTGTCCGGAGAACGGGACCCCTGACAGCTCCCTCAGATTGGCCTTGTACGGGACCTGCCCTTGTGCTGGGTGCCGAAGTAcgaagttggccatatctcagcaaccgcttgtaTGTCTGgactaaaatttggtacagttctatatcttgacttgttttattctataaagcaaaagaaattcaagttcaagttcgtaggtcgcagcccacagtatttctccgcgacccccgtggtctattacgtaggggcaaaaaagtagtgcggccgaaatctggaagcgcctgtaaacaccgtaacgTGAACGACAGtgggggatgagctttgctatatggtagtacaagaagtcgactttcaggtggtatgtgtaagattttgatgtttgtccatttggtgtataaatgcgcgtgacctttacagctgcctgcccctgtgagtcggctgcagttccgcatgaccccgcatgaccccatttaaaagaggtctttacaaaaattcaaaacgacaactttttctgtttttcaattattttggtaggttataccctcgacttcaacatattagtttgtcgtgcttgaaaactgcaccctgctatgattttatcagcgtcgatgtcagtcaccttgtggtccttaactatagaaatccccataggccgaaaactgtgttctgctacctcaaaggcccccagaaaatcaacattccgccattttgcaggcgccattacgtCTCGGATGCTGTTGCATAAATCGAAACAAACAATTGTGGAGACGAGGCTGTTTACGTctgagggccttcaactttgacatattacccagagtttcTTTCACCCAcgcatgcgtggtaactagtgtgagaaggcttaacCTCCGACTGGGCTAGGAGTGTCCATGACTAATATTTCTCTCGCCAGCAGTAAGAAATCCCGGTCACTACTATCCTgcaccaaacctctgcttggagaattaagtgtggcaggttcttCACACTACTCTTCATAAGACCTAACTACCATCgatatacagtaaaacctgtactagtgaccacctctacataatgaCCACCtagtcattgatatacagtcaattCTGTACAACTGACGTTCTCTGCATAAGGACTAGCTGGCACTTGATGCTTACTACTAGGTGTGGGTACCGATACAAAgccgtttttcttgtttgagtggtccagaaaaaccggacctgaaaaaatgagtggaccgaatgttggaccgattcgaaaatgaacagaccATACCGGCAGAtgttcatgtgttttggggcttacaggtcaaagaaaagaataagagtgaagtagaggagagttgatagtcattctTACCAAGCTGCTACGGTCAAACCTGGTCTAAAACAGAGACtgttagtgttatttacatgaagatagaattttaaaacgtCAAGGCTACAAGGACGCTATCGCCTCCGTCGGTCAGGCTGCGTACGGGGAGGGTACAGGGCCGATCCTGATGGACAGTGTCGGATGTACCGGCTCTGAGCCTCACCTGGCCGCTTGTGCTCACGAGGGATGGGCCGTGCACGACTGCAAGCACGAAGAAGACGCCGGGGTTATATGCCAACGTCTGTCGACGTTTGATGGTCATATTACCTTTGAAGAATGTTTGATATAGGGCACTAGATAAAATTGCCATGTTTTGGTTGATATGACCTACATTGTCTTTATATTACCTTATTCTAGCTTGTTAACAAAGTTGTTTGAATCCTTTACAGATTTGGACATAGCATTCTCGGCTGGTTGGAGTGCTGGTCACACCCGCCCGAGCAGCAACAGCTACACCATCCCCTTCGACCAAGTCTACACCAACATCGGGGGCCACTACTCAACCAACGGCAGGTTCACGGCACCCATCGGTGGACACTACTTCTTTGTGTTCAACGGCTATTCCGCATACCTCGGCAGTTACGGTGTGTATATAAATTTCATGATAAACAACAGTGCTTACAAGACTCAGTGGATATACGACGCTGACACTGACGATAGCTACGACACATCTAGTAACAGCATTATTGTCCACTTGAACAGAAAAGACTATGTTTCTATCCAGATTGCTACCACCAGTTATGCCCTGAGCGGGTACGAAAGAACCACCTTCTCTGGCTTCTTGGTTCAGGCAGATTAACATAACCTTTGAGATACCAAAGTCGTACATAAAATGAGCATGCTGGTCTAAAATGTTACGCCATATTCCATCAGAAAAAATAGCGACCTCTTTGGATAATCTTTCTTTATTAAGATGTGACTGTCAAAATCGCAAGTGTCCGCACAACAGGCAAAAGAAGATAGTAAAGAGAAAATCCTCTCCTATGTGACTCTTCTTCAAACGTCAATGCGTACGATTTAGCCAACATGTCAAATAAAGATGGACGGCATTATTGTGTCGTTGTCATTTCCTCTCTAATGTAAGCTAATGGAAAGGAGAAAGAAATGTACAGTTACGCAAACTGTCATTATATCTAACTTCGTATGAAGTGTTAGCGGACCACCCTTTAGCCAGTGACATCAAACGATAATACTTGCCTGGTGATATTGTAACATAGCATCGCTAGGCGGTGCTGAAGATACAACGTGTCGCAAAGAAAATCATTGAGCGATGATTAGATCTTAgtcatttgatgaaaacaatCTAGATCTACttgatgaatatatatatacaaattttaCATTCCTTGAGCTCGtgacaacaaaaataaacaagaaaaagcctTGATATTCCTTGTATTGTTGTTGACATCCAAGTCTCTACCTGACTCCGTGGGTTGCTGAAAAATAGTAGAGATTTCATATAGTAGTCACAAATTGACCTCGTATGGCTGGCTAACTCATTTGGCATATCAGTCTGCTTTATAATAGCCAATTTGAACTATTTTTCTAACaactatggagtctggtagacacTAAATTGTGTCAACGAAATTTGACACCGTGCTAGTGCGAACACATTCGATGGTTACATACCAAGGACCCATCGTATGATCCAAAAGAACGTAATTCTCAACACGGGTTCCTATCGCTCTCTGTGTAGGGAATGCACTTTAAAAAGACCATCTCATCTCATATTTCACCACAAACATAACTCTGCAGATTTTACAACATCTTTCTTTTACAATAGACAATTTTCTACTTTAATCATTCCGCTCATACTCTGCATGAAAATAGAAATCATTTGATTATTACTGTCCATATATCAGCACACGTAATGTTAAAAGCATTAAGGATTACGATTCGTAGTATTTACGATTACTATTTTGCATATGAATTTACCAAAATAGACATTTACTGTTGTGGTGAGCTTCCATTCAACAATAAACCTATCATATTTGTCCAGAAAGATATTGGATCTAGGTTTCATAC encodes the following:
- the LOC118410891 gene encoding organic cation transporter protein-like — its product is MAGKERGERAAILGSTPSGGYHGNVQVKVNYDLALKYLGGFGPWQRRVFVLACLPIAIIAFHLFVIVFLAVEPDFHCRVPQDSFSGLNATPAELLNVTIPWELKDGEWTRSQCKRGTLSATTVGR
- the LOC118411143 gene encoding deleted in malignant brain tumors 1 protein-like, giving the protein MRGYKDAIASVGQAAYGEGTGPILMDSVGCTGSEPHLAACAHEGWAVHDCKHEEDAGVICQHLDIAFSAGWSAGHTRPSSNSYTIPFDQVYTNIGGHYSTNGRFTAPIGGHYFFVFNGYSAYLGSYGVYINFMINNSAYKTQWIYDADTDDSYDTSSNSIIVHLNRKDYVSIQIATTSYALSGYERTTFSGFLVQAD